One genomic region from Nocardioides plantarum encodes:
- the rpsS gene encoding 30S ribosomal protein S19 produces the protein MPRSLKKGPFVDDHLQKKVDAENDKGTHNVIKTWSRRSMITPDFIGHTVAVHDGRKHVPVFVTDSMVGHKLGEFAPTRTYRGHVKEDRKGRRR, from the coding sequence ATGCCTCGCAGCCTCAAGAAGGGCCCCTTCGTCGACGACCACCTTCAGAAGAAGGTGGACGCCGAGAACGACAAGGGCACCCACAACGTCATCAAGACCTGGTCGCGCCGTTCGATGATCACGCCTGACTTCATCGGTCACACGGTCGCCGTGCACGACGGACGCAAGCACGTCCCGGTCTTCGTCACCGACTCCATGGTCGGTCACAAGCTGGGCGAGTTCGCCCCGACCCGCACCTACCGCGGGCACGTCAAGGAAGACCGGAAGGGGCGTCGTCGCTGA
- the rplB gene encoding 50S ribosomal protein L2 — MAIRKYKPTTPGRRGSSVADFVEITRTTPEKSLTRPLPKKGGRNNQGRITTRHQGGGHKRAYRIIDFRRYDKDGVPAKVAHIEYDPNRTARIALLHYADGEKRYIIAPKDLTQGTRIESGVGADIKPGNNLPLRNIPVGTTIHCVELRPGGGAKIARSAGISAQLVAREGSRATLRMPSGEMRFVDVRCRATIGEVGNAEQSNINWGKAGRMRWKGKRPTVRGVVMNPVDHPHGGGEGKTSGGRHPVTPWGKPEGRTRKRKASDSQIIRRRKSGKNKR, encoded by the coding sequence ATGGCTATCCGCAAGTACAAGCCGACCACCCCGGGCCGTCGCGGCTCCTCGGTCGCCGACTTCGTCGAGATCACCCGTACGACGCCCGAGAAGTCCCTGACGCGTCCGCTGCCCAAGAAGGGCGGCCGCAACAACCAGGGTCGGATCACCACGCGCCACCAGGGCGGCGGGCACAAGCGTGCCTACCGGATCATCGACTTCCGTCGCTACGACAAGGACGGCGTCCCGGCCAAGGTCGCTCACATCGAGTACGACCCCAACCGCACCGCCCGGATCGCGCTGCTGCACTACGCCGACGGCGAGAAGCGCTACATCATCGCTCCCAAGGACCTGACCCAGGGCACCCGGATCGAGTCCGGCGTGGGCGCCGACATCAAGCCCGGCAACAACCTGCCGCTGCGCAACATCCCGGTCGGTACCACGATCCACTGCGTCGAGCTCCGCCCCGGCGGCGGCGCCAAGATCGCCCGGTCCGCCGGCATCAGCGCCCAGCTCGTCGCCCGTGAGGGCTCGCGCGCCACGCTGCGCATGCCCTCGGGTGAGATGCGCTTCGTCGACGTTCGCTGCCGCGCCACGATCGGTGAGGTCGGCAACGCCGAGCAGTCCAACATCAACTGGGGCAAGGCCGGCCGCATGCGCTGGAAGGGCAAGCGCCCGACCGTCCGCGGTGTCGTCATGAACCCCGTCGACCACCCGCACGGTGGTGGCGAGGGCAAGACCTCCGGTGGTCGCCACCCGGTGACTCCGTGGGGCAAGCCCGAGGGCCGCACGCGCAAGCGCAAGGCCTCCGACTCGCAGATCATCCGCCGGCGCAAGTCCGGCAAGAACAAGCGCTGA
- the rplW gene encoding 50S ribosomal protein L23, which yields MSTIHKDHRDVLIAPVVSEKSYGLLDNNKYTFLVHPEANKTEIKIAVEKIFNVKVTSVNTLNRVGKTRRTKTGLGKRKDTKRAIVSLAEGHRIDIFGGPVS from the coding sequence GTGAGCACGATCCACAAGGACCACCGTGACGTCCTGATCGCACCCGTGGTGTCCGAGAAGAGCTACGGCCTCCTCGACAACAACAAGTACACCTTCCTGGTGCACCCCGAGGCCAACAAGACCGAGATCAAGATCGCGGTCGAGAAGATCTTCAACGTCAAGGTCACCTCGGTCAACACGCTCAACCGGGTCGGCAAGACGCGCCGTACCAAGACCGGCCTGGGCAAGCGCAAGGACACCAAGCGCGCGATCGTCAGCCTCGCCGAGGGCCACCGCATCGACATCTTCGGGGGCCCGGTCTCCTGA
- the rplD gene encoding 50S ribosomal protein L4 yields the protein MAVKTVKVDLPAEIFDAKVNVPLIHQVVVAQRAAARQGTHSTKTRAEVRGGGRKPYKQKGTGRARQGSTRAPQFAGGGVVHGPHPRSYDQRTPKKMKAAALRGALSDRARNERIHVVESIVTGEKPSTKNALLALAELSSRTKFLVVLERTDTVTWLSLRNAHEVHIVAVDQLNTYDVLDSDDIVFTQGAYDAFIAHATREGKAAATTVGLDKTEEGDK from the coding sequence ATGGCTGTCAAGACTGTCAAGGTCGACCTCCCCGCCGAGATCTTCGACGCGAAGGTCAACGTGCCCCTGATCCACCAGGTCGTCGTCGCCCAGCGCGCCGCCGCCCGCCAGGGCACCCACTCCACCAAGACGCGCGCCGAGGTGCGCGGTGGTGGACGCAAGCCCTACAAGCAGAAGGGCACCGGCCGCGCCCGCCAGGGCTCGACCCGCGCGCCGCAGTTCGCCGGCGGTGGCGTCGTCCACGGCCCGCACCCGCGCAGCTACGACCAGCGCACCCCCAAGAAGATGAAGGCCGCCGCCCTGCGCGGTGCCCTCTCCGACCGGGCCCGCAACGAGCGCATCCACGTGGTCGAGTCGATCGTCACCGGTGAGAAGCCCTCGACCAAGAACGCCCTGCTGGCGCTGGCCGAGCTCTCGTCGCGGACCAAGTTCCTGGTGGTCCTCGAGCGCACCGACACCGTCACCTGGCTCTCGCTGCGCAACGCGCACGAGGTCCACATCGTCGCGGTCGACCAGCTCAACACCTACGACGTCCTCGACTCCGACGACATCGTGTTCACCCAGGGTGCCTACGACGCCTTCATCGCCCACGCCACGCGCGAGGGCAAGGCCGCCGCCACCACCGTCGGCCTCGACAAGACCGAGGAGGGCGACAAGTGA
- the rplC gene encoding 50S ribosomal protein L3, whose protein sequence is MTTERNVKGLLGTKLGMTQLWDDNNKVVPVTVIAAATNVITQVRLPEPDGYNAIQVGYGEIEGRKITKPQAGHFDKAGTTPRRHVVEIRTADASTYTVGQELAVDTFGAGDVIDVTGTSKGKGFAGVMKRHGFHGVGASHGAHRNHRKPGSIGACATPGRVFRGTRMAGRMGSDVVTTQNITVHAVDIEKGLILVKGAVPGPKGGLIMLRSAAKKQEA, encoded by the coding sequence ATGACTACCGAACGCAACGTCAAGGGACTGCTGGGCACCAAGCTCGGCATGACCCAGCTGTGGGACGACAACAACAAGGTCGTCCCGGTCACCGTCATCGCGGCGGCCACCAACGTCATCACCCAGGTCCGCCTGCCCGAGCCCGACGGCTACAACGCCATCCAGGTCGGCTACGGCGAGATCGAGGGTCGCAAGATCACCAAGCCGCAGGCCGGCCACTTCGACAAGGCCGGCACCACGCCGCGCCGTCACGTGGTCGAGATCCGCACCGCCGACGCCTCGACCTACACGGTCGGCCAGGAGCTCGCGGTCGACACCTTCGGCGCGGGTGACGTCATCGACGTCACCGGCACCAGCAAGGGCAAGGGCTTCGCCGGCGTCATGAAGCGCCACGGCTTCCACGGTGTGGGCGCCTCGCACGGTGCTCACCGCAACCACCGCAAGCCCGGCTCGATCGGTGCCTGCGCCACTCCCGGTCGCGTCTTCCGCGGCACCCGGATGGCTGGTCGCATGGGCTCCGACGTCGTGACCACCCAGAACATCACCGTCCACGCGGTCGACATCGAGAAGGGCCTGATCCTCGTCAAGGGCGCCGTACCCGGCCCCAAGGGCGGCCTGATCATGCTGCGCTCGGCTGCCAAGAAGCAGGAGGCCTGA
- the rpsJ gene encoding 30S ribosomal protein S10, giving the protein MAGQKIRIRLKAYDHEVIDTSARKIVDTVTRTGAKVAGPVPLPTEKNVYCVIRSPHKYKDSREHFEMRTHKRLIDIIDPTPKTVDSLMRLDLPAGVDIEIKL; this is encoded by the coding sequence ATGGCGGGACAGAAGATCCGCATCAGGCTCAAGGCCTATGACCACGAGGTGATCGACACCTCGGCGCGCAAGATCGTGGACACCGTCACCCGCACGGGTGCGAAGGTCGCCGGCCCCGTGCCGCTGCCGACCGAGAAGAACGTGTACTGCGTCATCCGCTCGCCCCACAAGTACAAGGACTCCCGCGAGCACTTCGAGATGCGCACCCACAAGCGCCTCATCGACATCATCGACCCGACGCCCAAGACCGTCGACTCGCTGATGCGTCTCGACCTGCCTGCGGGCGTCGACATCGAGATCAAGCTCTGA
- a CDS encoding carboxymuconolactone decarboxylase family protein translates to MRIDVPEGKDPIMYVWGEMVPGIGPAAAGFAQSVYSHGTLGLREFEAARLRIAQINGCLFCQDWRTERDGVTVEDTFPEAVTAWRTTSDLDERARLAAEYAERYALDHHGLDDDFWSRLRAAYSDREVVELSMCLGSWLSFGRLNRVLGLDEACVLPHVATR, encoded by the coding sequence ATGAGGATCGACGTGCCCGAGGGCAAGGACCCCATCATGTACGTCTGGGGCGAGATGGTGCCGGGCATCGGGCCTGCCGCGGCCGGCTTCGCCCAGAGCGTCTACTCCCACGGCACCCTCGGGCTCCGCGAGTTCGAGGCCGCCCGGCTGCGGATCGCGCAGATCAACGGGTGCCTGTTCTGCCAGGACTGGCGCACCGAGCGCGACGGCGTCACGGTCGAGGACACCTTCCCCGAGGCGGTGACCGCCTGGCGCACGACGTCGGACCTCGACGAGCGCGCCCGGCTCGCCGCCGAGTACGCCGAGCGCTACGCCCTCGACCACCACGGCCTCGACGACGACTTCTGGTCCCGGCTCAGGGCGGCGTACTCGGACCGGGAGGTCGTCGAGCTGTCGATGTGCCTCGGATCGTGGCTGTCGTTCGGACGTCTCAACCGGGTGCTGGGCCTCGACGAGGCGTGCGTGCTCCCCCACGTCGCGACCAGATGA
- a CDS encoding DUF4129 domain-containing protein → MVTGLRLDAPLDPSGDEARRLLRRELADPAYFQDNLLQRLLDWLGRQLDGSVEGARGIPALTWLAITLIVVLLVGALAFLASRARRTVRRDDTGPAIVLTGEVVTAAQLRVRAERALAEGRHADAVVDGFRSLARRQVERGRLEDSPGITAHEVAAVLAHEFPPQRERTATAADLFDAVMYGERPATRDQALAVLDLDLALAGAR, encoded by the coding sequence GTGGTGACGGGCCTGCGGCTCGACGCGCCGCTCGACCCCTCCGGCGACGAGGCCCGCCGGCTGCTGCGGCGCGAGCTCGCCGATCCGGCGTACTTCCAGGACAACCTGCTCCAGCGCCTCCTCGACTGGCTCGGCCGCCAGCTCGACGGCAGCGTCGAGGGCGCCCGGGGCATCCCCGCCCTGACGTGGCTGGCGATCACGCTCATCGTGGTGCTGCTGGTCGGCGCCCTGGCGTTCCTGGCCTCGCGGGCCCGTCGTACGGTCCGCCGCGACGACACCGGCCCGGCCATCGTGCTGACCGGCGAGGTCGTGACGGCGGCGCAGCTGCGGGTCCGGGCCGAGCGCGCGCTGGCCGAGGGACGCCACGCCGACGCGGTCGTCGACGGCTTCCGCTCCCTGGCCCGCCGCCAGGTCGAGCGTGGTCGGCTCGAGGACTCCCCCGGCATCACCGCGCACGAGGTGGCGGCCGTCCTGGCCCACGAGTTCCCGCCCCAGCGCGAGCGGACCGCGACCGCGGCCGACCTCTTCGACGCCGTGATGTACGGCGAGCGCCCGGCCACCCGCGACCAGGCGCTCGCCGTGCTCGACCTCGACCTCGCCCTGGCAGGGGCCCGGTGA
- a CDS encoding DUF4350 domain-containing protein, giving the protein MTGIGTPDAPTGPAAPAAPAAAASRRPGPIGWLRRHRTALVIAAFLLLAVVVALLTRGGPTGESASYDPANAGGDGARAVARVLDDQGIDVDVVRSADELADAGADRRTTVVVTSARQLGESTVERLRRDAGGARIVVVDPNPELLQLLGRSGSDGAADTDGPIAADCAPFDGLAIAVDDATRMPVDDGTACFDATLVTSDDVVLLGAPQLLTNDQVLRADNAAVALRLLGQQDRVVWYVASYDDLVGDDGVDFWSLVPDWTGPGIALLALGVLALIGWRGRRLGPLATEPLPVVVKAIETTRSRGRLYRRAGDRTHAAEILRAATRDRVRTRLRLGPIVDEAALVRDVARHVDRPEAEVADLLGTFGRRPGTDRDLINLAAALAALEEEVRRS; this is encoded by the coding sequence GTGACCGGCATCGGCACGCCGGACGCGCCCACCGGCCCGGCCGCGCCGGCCGCGCCGGCCGCCGCGGCGTCCAGGCGCCCCGGTCCGATCGGCTGGCTGCGCCGTCACCGCACCGCGCTGGTGATCGCGGCGTTCCTGCTCCTCGCCGTCGTCGTCGCGCTGCTCACCCGCGGCGGACCGACGGGCGAGTCGGCGTCGTACGACCCGGCCAACGCGGGCGGGGACGGCGCGCGGGCGGTGGCCCGGGTGCTCGACGACCAGGGCATCGACGTCGACGTCGTCCGCTCCGCCGACGAGCTCGCCGACGCCGGGGCCGACCGCCGCACCACCGTGGTGGTCACCTCCGCCCGGCAGCTGGGCGAGAGCACGGTCGAGCGGCTGCGCCGCGACGCCGGCGGCGCCCGTATCGTCGTGGTCGACCCCAACCCCGAGCTGCTCCAGCTGCTCGGCCGGTCGGGGTCCGACGGCGCGGCCGACACCGACGGTCCGATCGCGGCCGACTGCGCTCCCTTCGACGGCCTGGCGATCGCGGTCGACGACGCCACCCGGATGCCGGTCGACGACGGCACCGCCTGCTTCGACGCCACGCTCGTGACCAGTGACGACGTGGTGCTGCTGGGAGCGCCCCAGCTGCTCACCAACGACCAGGTCCTGCGTGCCGACAACGCCGCCGTGGCGCTGCGGCTGCTCGGTCAGCAGGACCGCGTCGTCTGGTACGTCGCGTCCTACGACGACCTCGTCGGCGACGACGGCGTCGACTTCTGGTCGCTGGTGCCCGACTGGACCGGTCCCGGGATCGCGCTGCTGGCGCTCGGCGTGCTCGCGCTCATCGGGTGGCGCGGACGCCGGCTCGGCCCGCTGGCGACCGAGCCGCTGCCCGTCGTGGTCAAGGCGATCGAGACGACCCGCAGCCGCGGCCGGCTCTACCGTCGAGCCGGCGACCGCACGCACGCCGCGGAGATCCTGCGCGCGGCGACCCGCGACCGGGTGCGCACCCGGTTGCGCCTGGGACCGATCGTCGACGAGGCCGCGCTGGTACGCGACGTCGCACGCCACGTGGACCGCCCCGAGGCCGAGGTCGCCGACCTCCTCGGGACGTTCGGGCGTCGCCCCGGCACCGACCGTGACCTGATCAACCTGGCGGCCGCCCTGGCCGCTCTCGAGGAAGAGGTACGCCGCTCATGA
- a CDS encoding AAA family ATPase: protein MTSLDKSPDSPDSPADGADRADGAARERLVAVRHEVAKAVVGQDAAVSGLLVAMLCGGHVLMEGVPGTAKTLLVRTLAASLSVETRRVQFTPDLMPGDITGSMVIDSQAGELSFRGGPVFTNLLLADEINRTPPKTQSALLEAMEEGQVSVDGVSHLLPRPFLVAATQNPVEYEGTYPLPEAQLDRFLLKLVLPIPERAAEIEILTRHAAGFDPRDVRAAGVTAVASGADVEAGQRAVKTVQVSPEVATYIVDIARATRQSPSLSLGVSPRGATALLRAARAWAWLSGRDFVTPDDVKSLAHATLVHRLGLRPEAELEGVDVAQVLASALGSVPVPR, encoded by the coding sequence ATGACGTCGCTCGACAAGTCCCCCGACTCGCCCGACTCGCCCGCCGACGGAGCCGACAGGGCCGACGGCGCCGCGCGCGAGCGGCTGGTCGCCGTACGCCACGAGGTGGCCAAGGCCGTCGTCGGCCAGGACGCCGCGGTGTCCGGGCTGCTGGTCGCGATGCTCTGTGGCGGCCACGTGCTGATGGAGGGCGTGCCCGGCACGGCCAAGACGCTGCTGGTGCGCACCCTCGCGGCGTCGCTGTCGGTCGAGACCCGCCGGGTGCAGTTCACCCCCGACCTGATGCCCGGCGACATCACCGGCTCGATGGTCATCGACTCCCAGGCCGGCGAGCTGTCGTTCCGCGGCGGGCCGGTGTTCACCAACCTGCTGCTCGCCGACGAGATCAACCGGACGCCCCCCAAGACCCAGTCGGCGCTCCTCGAGGCGATGGAGGAGGGGCAGGTGTCGGTCGACGGCGTCTCCCACCTGCTGCCGCGCCCGTTCCTGGTGGCGGCCACCCAGAACCCTGTCGAGTACGAGGGCACCTATCCGCTGCCCGAGGCCCAGCTCGACCGGTTCCTGCTCAAGCTGGTGCTGCCGATCCCCGAGCGGGCCGCCGAGATCGAGATCCTCACCCGGCACGCGGCCGGGTTCGACCCGCGCGACGTGCGGGCGGCGGGGGTCACCGCGGTCGCCTCCGGCGCCGACGTCGAGGCCGGGCAGCGTGCCGTGAAGACCGTGCAGGTCAGCCCGGAGGTGGCGACCTACATCGTCGACATCGCCCGGGCGACCCGCCAGTCCCCGTCGCTGTCGCTGGGCGTCAGCCCCCGCGGTGCGACCGCGCTGCTGCGGGCCGCCCGCGCGTGGGCGTGGCTCTCGGGTCGCGACTTCGTGACGCCCGACGACGTCAAGTCCCTCGCGCACGCGACCCTGGTGCACCGGCTCGGCCTGCGACCCGAGGCCGAGCTCGAGGGCGTCGACGTGGCGCAGGTGCTCGCCTCCGCTCTGGGTTCCGTGCCCGTCCCCCGCTGA
- a CDS encoding DUF58 domain-containing protein has product MTISGRVPLLVLLGFAAVLVRPTGSTVWLWLVLVLVLCGVDLLLAPRPTSLCLARRPVGTVRQGEPIESLLAVDNTSTRTVRGVVRDAWQPTAGATSNRHRIRLGPGDRAALVTPLLPRRRGDLHALGVTLRLRGPLGLVARQRTIAVPGTVRSLPPFDSRKHLPSRLARLRDLDGRSAVRVRGQGTEFDSLREYVRGDDVRSIDWRASARTPHVVVRTWQPERDRRVVLVLDTSRTSAGRVEDVPRLDSAMDAALLLAALAARAGDRIDFVAGDRRVRSRLRSAGAREVSARLQDAMADLEPVIAEADWDALAGAVQGLGRQRALVVLLTPLEPSAIEEGLLTVLPALTRHHRVVLASVRDPELDRLASTRDTIDEVYDAAAAEQSGSRRRRTSELLTKLGVDVVDADAERLPPALADHYLSLKARGLL; this is encoded by the coding sequence ATGACGATCTCCGGACGGGTGCCGCTGCTGGTGCTGCTGGGCTTCGCCGCGGTGCTCGTGCGGCCGACCGGCAGCACCGTCTGGCTCTGGCTGGTCCTCGTGCTCGTCCTGTGCGGGGTCGACCTGCTGCTCGCCCCGCGGCCCACCTCGTTGTGCCTGGCGCGTCGACCCGTCGGCACGGTCCGCCAGGGCGAGCCGATCGAGTCGCTGCTGGCCGTCGACAACACCTCGACCCGGACGGTACGAGGCGTCGTACGAGACGCGTGGCAGCCCACCGCCGGCGCCACGTCCAACCGGCACCGGATCCGGCTCGGCCCCGGCGACCGCGCCGCCCTCGTCACGCCGCTCCTCCCCCGACGGCGCGGCGACCTGCATGCGCTCGGGGTCACCCTGCGGCTGCGCGGTCCGCTCGGTCTCGTGGCTCGCCAACGCACGATCGCCGTGCCCGGCACGGTGCGGTCGCTGCCGCCGTTCGACTCCCGCAAGCACCTGCCGTCACGGCTCGCGCGCCTGCGCGACCTCGACGGGCGCTCCGCGGTCCGGGTGCGCGGACAGGGCACCGAGTTCGACTCGCTGCGCGAGTACGTCCGCGGTGACGACGTCCGCTCCATCGACTGGCGTGCCTCGGCTCGCACCCCCCACGTCGTGGTCCGCACCTGGCAGCCCGAGCGCGACCGTCGGGTCGTGCTCGTCCTCGACACCTCCCGTACGTCGGCCGGGCGGGTCGAGGACGTCCCCCGGCTCGACTCGGCGATGGACGCCGCGCTCCTGCTCGCGGCGCTGGCCGCCCGGGCCGGGGACCGCATCGACTTCGTCGCCGGGGACCGGCGGGTCCGCTCGCGCCTGCGGTCGGCCGGCGCCCGCGAGGTGTCGGCGCGCCTGCAGGACGCGATGGCCGACCTGGAGCCGGTCATCGCCGAGGCCGACTGGGACGCCCTCGCCGGCGCCGTCCAGGGCCTGGGGCGGCAACGCGCGCTGGTCGTGCTGCTCACGCCCCTCGAGCCGAGCGCGATCGAGGAGGGGCTGCTCACGGTGCTGCCCGCGCTCACGCGCCACCACCGGGTGGTGCTCGCCTCGGTGCGCGACCCCGAGCTCGACCGGCTCGCCAGCACGCGCGACACCATCGACGAGGTGTACGACGCCGCGGCGGCCGAGCAGTCCGGCTCGCGTCGTCGTCGTACGAGCGAGCTGTTGACGAAGCTCGGTGTCGACGTGGTCGACGCCGACGCCGAGCGACTGCCCCCTGCCCTGGCCGACCACTACCTGTCGCTGAAGGCTCGGGGGTTGTTGTAG
- a CDS encoding stage II sporulation protein M: MDLDAYVLAHSHEWQRLEELVGRRGLDGSASDELVERYQQVATHLSVVRTSAPDSHLISYLSSLLARARIKLVGTRTATWRSVGRFFTHRFPAALYRLRWWWLGCLALNVLAMAVIMLWLLDHPNVEQTLLSPQEVDQLVNSDFESYYSENPAQSFASLVWLNNTRVAALCIALGILGLPVVYLLFQNVLNVAIIGSIMIRADRGQVFFGLILPHGLLELTAIFVAGGVGLRLFWSWIEPRELSRAASLAREGRTAVTVAMGLGVVLLVSGVIEAFVTPSPLPTWARLAIGVLAEVAFLAYVFVLGRRAVAEGETGDLSADLLEDKVATQA; the protein is encoded by the coding sequence GTGGACCTCGACGCCTACGTGCTCGCGCACTCGCACGAGTGGCAGCGGCTCGAGGAGCTGGTGGGGCGCCGCGGTCTCGACGGATCCGCCAGCGACGAGCTGGTCGAGCGCTACCAGCAGGTGGCCACCCACCTGTCGGTCGTGCGGACCTCCGCCCCCGACAGCCACCTGATCTCCTACCTGTCCTCGCTGCTGGCCCGCGCCCGGATCAAGCTGGTCGGCACCCGCACCGCCACCTGGAGGTCGGTCGGCCGGTTCTTCACCCACCGGTTCCCGGCGGCGCTCTACCGGCTGCGGTGGTGGTGGCTCGGCTGCCTGGCGCTCAACGTCCTCGCCATGGCGGTGATCATGCTGTGGCTGCTCGACCACCCCAACGTCGAGCAGACGCTGCTCTCGCCGCAGGAGGTCGACCAGCTGGTCAACAGCGACTTCGAGAGCTACTACAGCGAGAACCCCGCCCAGAGCTTCGCCAGCCTGGTGTGGCTCAACAACACCCGCGTCGCCGCGCTGTGCATCGCGCTGGGGATCCTGGGGCTGCCGGTCGTCTACCTGCTGTTCCAGAACGTCCTCAACGTCGCGATCATCGGCTCGATCATGATCCGAGCCGACCGCGGCCAGGTGTTCTTCGGCCTGATCCTCCCGCACGGCCTGCTCGAGCTGACCGCGATCTTCGTGGCCGGCGGGGTGGGGCTGCGGCTGTTCTGGTCGTGGATCGAGCCACGGGAACTGTCCCGTGCCGCGTCGTTGGCCCGCGAGGGCCGGACCGCGGTGACCGTCGCGATGGGGCTCGGCGTGGTGCTGCTGGTCAGCGGCGTCATCGAGGCGTTCGTGACGCCCTCGCCGCTCCCGACGTGGGCACGGCTCGCCATCGGCGTCCTGGCCGAGGTCGCGTTCCTGGCCTACGTGTTCGTCCTGGGCCGGCGCGCCGTCGCCGAGGGCGAGACCGGCGACCTGTCGGCCGACCTGCTCGAGGACAAGGTCGCCACCCAGGCCTGA
- a CDS encoding RDD family protein — MALDLPPASLGARIASGLIDIAVTFVALFVLLVVFAIASLDTDPALAQAAVIAVTLLVLVVAPTTLETLTRGRSLGKLALGLSAVRDDAGPISFQHALVRTLIGVVEIYAFAGAPAFFSMLLSSRGKRLGDYAAGTYVVRTRVPLALPPPPLVPYHLAGWAARADIASLPTGLALAVRQYLGRAAALDPASRADVGGRLAEEVSAFVAPLPPHGTSPDDFLAAVIGARRDRDLVRLQRQDAVRRRLTSSR, encoded by the coding sequence GTGGCGCTCGATCTGCCGCCGGCGAGCCTCGGCGCCCGGATCGCCTCGGGCCTGATCGACATCGCCGTCACCTTCGTGGCGCTGTTCGTCCTGCTCGTGGTGTTCGCGATCGCCTCCCTCGACACCGACCCGGCCTTGGCGCAGGCCGCGGTCATCGCGGTCACGCTCCTGGTGCTCGTCGTCGCGCCGACCACGCTCGAGACGCTGACCCGTGGCCGATCGCTCGGCAAGCTCGCTCTCGGGCTCAGCGCGGTCCGCGACGACGCCGGCCCCATCTCGTTCCAGCACGCGCTGGTCCGCACGCTCATCGGTGTGGTCGAGATCTACGCGTTCGCGGGTGCGCCGGCGTTCTTCTCGATGCTGCTGAGCAGCCGCGGCAAGCGACTGGGCGACTACGCCGCCGGGACCTACGTCGTCCGCACCCGGGTGCCGCTCGCCCTGCCGCCCCCGCCGCTGGTGCCCTACCACCTCGCAGGCTGGGCCGCCCGGGCCGACATCGCCTCGCTGCCGACCGGGCTCGCCCTGGCCGTGCGGCAGTACCTCGGCCGGGCCGCGGCGCTCGACCCCGCGTCCCGCGCCGACGTCGGGGGGCGACTGGCCGAGGAGGTCAGCGCCTTCGTCGCGCCGCTGCCGCCCCACGGCACCAGCCCCGACGACTTCCTCGCGGCGGTGATCGGGGCGCGCCGCGACCGCGACCTGGTCCGGTTGCAGCGCCAGGACGCCGTCCGTCGACGGCTCACATCGAGTCGTTGA